One genomic region from Conexibacter woesei DSM 14684 encodes:
- a CDS encoding DUF4446 family protein gives MDELTSTTGIVAIAGCAVAVIALGVASSVAVALRRVRRDQRAVLGEGMRATDLVSHAAGLEREYRALHAFVEEAAGRLHERMGAAEARLDGAIAYHALVRYDAYGEMSGHQSTSIALLDAQRNGVVLSSIMHRDAARLYAKQVHRGRGELELSPEEAEAVRLALEPDDADLDAGPRGR, from the coding sequence GTGGACGAGCTGACCAGCACGACAGGCATCGTGGCGATCGCCGGCTGTGCCGTCGCGGTCATCGCGCTCGGCGTCGCCAGCTCGGTCGCGGTCGCGCTGCGGCGCGTCCGGCGCGACCAGCGCGCGGTCCTCGGCGAGGGGATGCGCGCAACCGACCTCGTCTCCCACGCGGCGGGTCTGGAGCGCGAGTACCGCGCGCTGCACGCGTTCGTCGAGGAGGCGGCCGGGCGCCTGCACGAGCGGATGGGCGCGGCCGAGGCGCGGCTGGACGGCGCGATCGCCTACCACGCGCTCGTGCGCTACGACGCCTACGGCGAGATGTCCGGCCACCAGTCGACGTCGATCGCGCTGCTCGACGCGCAGCGCAACGGCGTCGTGCTGTCGTCGATCATGCACCGCGACGCCGCGCGGCTCTACGCCAAGCAGGTGCACCGCGGTCGCGGCGAGCTGGAGCTGTCGCCGGAGGAGGCCGAGGCGGTGCGGCTCGCGCTCGAGCCCGACGACGCCGACCTCGACGCCGGTCCGCGCGGGCGCTAG
- a CDS encoding serine/threonine-protein kinase, with translation MEHRNVTGGDASTVRLRGEGPRPPDAAPLVLERYRLLRQLGAGAFGTVWLAHDERLARDVAVKAIALDHASGRAEQEARAAARLAHPAIVTLYEAGTEDGSTYLVTELVRGGTLAELLAEGALSDRDVAEVGIALCQGLAHAHAQGVVHRDVKPSNVLVPDAPHAGGPVAKLTDFGVARIVEGAGGDALTRTGDVVGTLAYMAPEQAEGREAGAPADLYAAALVLYEALSGVNPIRGGTAVATARRLGATLPPLERQRRDLPPDLCDAIDRALLPRPGERGTVAHLHRALRAALPQLGDEPGTVEAPHVERFATAVTQVAERGRQGWRRRSREQELAEVAAELGAGAGAWTVHDRRGAATREADRAGAAGERRGLLGRRDGDGAGGRRGLFRGRDAGDERFEDVDGRAVAPGQRRMRSPLLLGHALPGLAGGAVVAVGLSVVPVAADVTVPSPLLAGALAAVAVGLLPRIGWLACVAVLLSWLAGPAGAPGTALVVAAGVAVIPPLLPFGGRSWSLPFAAPLLGAAMLAGAYPAVAGQARTVWRRAALGALGFWLLALAEPLARTTLFYGRARGTQPLPRWDDSLDGAIDHALRPLLESGMLATAALWAAGAAVLPWLVRGRRAAIDLIAATLWAAALAAGASAIGGTLDGRVPHPDPRGAALGAAAAVFVAIAARAVRAARARRHDENDVPRAGGGVVAAPGVGRRRWPAADPEALP, from the coding sequence GTGGAACACCGCAACGTGACCGGCGGCGACGCATCGACCGTGCGCCTGCGCGGCGAAGGGCCGCGTCCGCCGGACGCGGCGCCGCTCGTGCTCGAGCGCTACCGGCTGCTGCGCCAACTCGGCGCGGGCGCGTTCGGCACTGTCTGGCTCGCGCACGACGAGCGGCTCGCCCGCGACGTCGCCGTCAAGGCGATCGCGCTCGACCACGCCTCCGGCCGCGCCGAGCAGGAGGCGCGTGCCGCCGCACGGCTCGCCCACCCGGCGATCGTGACGCTCTACGAGGCGGGCACGGAGGACGGCAGCACCTATCTCGTCACCGAGCTGGTCCGCGGCGGCACGCTCGCGGAGCTGCTGGCGGAGGGCGCGCTGTCGGACCGCGACGTCGCCGAGGTCGGGATCGCGCTCTGCCAGGGGCTGGCCCACGCCCATGCGCAAGGCGTCGTGCACCGCGACGTGAAGCCGTCGAACGTGCTCGTGCCGGACGCCCCGCACGCCGGCGGACCGGTCGCGAAGCTGACCGACTTCGGCGTCGCGCGGATCGTCGAGGGCGCCGGCGGCGACGCGCTGACGCGCACGGGCGACGTCGTCGGCACGCTCGCGTACATGGCGCCCGAGCAGGCGGAGGGGAGAGAGGCCGGCGCGCCCGCCGACCTCTACGCCGCCGCGCTCGTGCTCTACGAGGCGCTCAGCGGCGTCAACCCGATTCGTGGCGGGACGGCGGTCGCGACCGCGCGCCGGCTCGGCGCGACGCTGCCGCCGCTGGAGCGCCAGCGGCGCGATCTGCCGCCCGATCTGTGCGACGCGATCGACCGCGCGCTGCTGCCGCGGCCCGGCGAGCGCGGCACCGTCGCGCACCTGCACCGCGCGCTGAGAGCGGCGCTGCCGCAGCTCGGCGACGAGCCCGGGACCGTCGAGGCACCGCACGTCGAGCGGTTCGCGACGGCGGTGACGCAGGTCGCCGAGCGCGGCCGGCAGGGCTGGCGCCGCCGCTCGCGCGAGCAGGAGCTGGCCGAGGTCGCCGCCGAGCTGGGCGCCGGAGCGGGCGCGTGGACGGTGCACGACCGCCGTGGGGCGGCGACGCGCGAGGCGGACCGCGCGGGCGCTGCAGGCGAGCGGCGTGGGCTGCTTGGCCGTCGCGATGGGGACGGCGCCGGCGGGCGACGCGGGCTGTTTCGCGGCCGTGACGCGGGCGACGAGCGCTTCGAGGACGTGGACGGCCGTGCTGTGGCCCCGGGCCAGCGGCGGATGCGCTCGCCGCTGCTGCTCGGCCATGCGCTGCCGGGCCTCGCCGGCGGCGCGGTCGTCGCCGTCGGGCTCTCGGTCGTGCCGGTCGCTGCCGACGTGACGGTGCCGAGCCCGCTGCTCGCCGGCGCGCTGGCGGCGGTCGCGGTCGGGCTGCTGCCGCGGATCGGCTGGCTCGCCTGCGTGGCGGTGCTGCTGAGCTGGCTCGCGGGACCGGCCGGCGCGCCCGGCACGGCGCTCGTCGTCGCCGCCGGCGTCGCTGTGATCCCGCCGCTGCTGCCCTTCGGCGGCCGCAGCTGGTCGCTGCCGTTCGCGGCGCCGCTGCTCGGCGCCGCGATGCTCGCCGGCGCCTATCCCGCGGTCGCCGGGCAGGCGCGCACCGTCTGGCGCCGCGCCGCGCTCGGCGCGCTCGGCTTCTGGCTGCTGGCGCTCGCCGAGCCGCTGGCGCGCACGACGCTGTTCTACGGCCGTGCGAGAGGGACGCAGCCGCTGCCGCGCTGGGACGACTCGCTCGACGGCGCGATCGACCATGCGCTGCGCCCGCTGTTGGAGTCGGGGATGCTCGCGACCGCCGCGCTGTGGGCCGCCGGCGCGGCGGTGCTGCCGTGGCTCGTGCGCGGCCGCCGCGCCGCGATCGACCTGATCGCCGCGACGCTGTGGGCAGCCGCGCTGGCCGCCGGCGCGTCCGCGATCGGCGGCACGCTCGACGGGCGCGTGCCGCATCCCGACCCCCGTGGCGCGGCGCTCGGCGCCGCCGCTGCCGTCTTCGTCGCGATAGCCGCCCGCGCGGTTCGTGCCGCTCGCGCGCGCCGTCACGACGAGAACGACGTGCCGCGGGCCGGCGGCGGGGTCGTCGCGGCCCCCGGCGTGGGCCGGCGACGGTGGCCGGCAGCCGATCCAGAGGCACTGCCGTAG
- a CDS encoding FhaA domain-containing protein gives MSVFKSLESKIAGLVEGTFSRAFRSEVRPVEIARKLAREMEEHKSLSVSRVYVPNEYAVYLSPADRERFADLEGELVQELGGYLLEHARRERFALMSRPLIEFRTDDRLRLGEFGIQARLVKSAAEPAAVPSQGESGHTMVYSAAERLQEPLEERARQRASTALLVTDGKRMVVGPAGATIGRSRDCDVVLGDANVSRKHAEVRPRGDGWMIHDLGSTNGVTVNGTRIEQAQLLRSGDRVEIGTTLLTFELE, from the coding sequence ATGAGCGTCTTCAAGAGCCTCGAAAGCAAGATCGCCGGCCTCGTCGAGGGCACGTTCAGCCGTGCCTTCCGGTCCGAGGTGCGGCCGGTCGAGATCGCGCGCAAGCTCGCCCGCGAGATGGAGGAGCACAAGTCGCTCTCGGTCTCGCGCGTCTACGTCCCGAACGAGTACGCCGTCTACCTCTCGCCTGCCGACCGGGAGAGGTTCGCCGACCTCGAGGGCGAGCTGGTGCAGGAGCTGGGCGGGTACCTGCTGGAGCACGCGCGGCGCGAGAGATTCGCGCTGATGTCGCGGCCGTTGATCGAGTTCCGCACCGACGACCGTCTGCGGCTCGGAGAGTTCGGCATCCAGGCGCGGCTCGTGAAGTCCGCGGCGGAGCCGGCCGCGGTCCCGTCGCAGGGCGAATCCGGGCACACGATGGTCTACAGCGCCGCCGAGCGGCTGCAGGAGCCGCTGGAGGAGCGCGCACGGCAGCGCGCCTCCACGGCGCTGCTGGTCACCGACGGGAAGCGGATGGTCGTCGGCCCCGCGGGGGCGACGATCGGTCGCAGTCGCGACTGCGACGTCGTGCTGGGCGACGCGAACGTCTCGCGCAAGCACGCCGAGGTGCGACCGCGCGGCGACGGCTGGATGATCCACGACCTCGGCTCGACCAACGGCGTGACCGTGAACGGCACGCGGATCGAGCAGGCGCAGCTGCTGCGCTCCGGCGACCGCGTCGAGATCGGCACGACGCTGCTGACGTTCGAGCTGGAGTAG
- a CDS encoding FHA domain-containing protein, whose protein sequence is MTLEPASVALKLGFLAVLYLFLLWIVRSSLKDLRRAQAGGDAAVAEMHAAAPAADATAMHNAADDLLGDAIGDGEPRLVVERAAGHPDGIAYDLARGVTLGRGDVEIRLEDPFASSHHARIERQGSVLVLEDLGSTNGTYLNEEPLRGIQPLHHGDRIRIGDSEFSYLQD, encoded by the coding sequence ATGACGCTCGAACCAGCCTCCGTCGCGCTCAAGCTGGGCTTTCTCGCGGTCCTCTACCTGTTCCTGCTGTGGATCGTGCGCAGCTCGCTGAAGGACCTGCGGCGCGCGCAGGCCGGCGGAGACGCGGCGGTCGCGGAGATGCACGCGGCCGCTCCCGCGGCCGACGCGACCGCGATGCACAACGCCGCCGACGACCTGCTCGGCGACGCGATCGGGGACGGCGAGCCGCGCCTCGTGGTCGAGCGCGCGGCGGGGCATCCGGACGGGATCGCCTACGATCTGGCACGCGGCGTCACGCTCGGCCGCGGCGACGTCGAGATCAGGCTCGAGGATCCGTTCGCCTCCAGCCACCACGCGCGGATCGAACGGCAGGGCAGCGTGCTGGTGCTCGAGGACCTCGGCTCGACCAACGGCACCTACCTCAACGAGGAGCCGTTGCGCGGGATCCAGCCGCTGCACCACGGCGACCGGATCCGGATCGGCGACAGCGAGTTCTCGTACCTTCAGGACTGA
- a CDS encoding Stp1/IreP family PP2C-type Ser/Thr phosphatase, protein MLRVAEHVEKSDTGLARRANEDNFFVRSPLFVVADGMGGAQAGEVASRLAAETFATGLPEGGTVEERLATRVLEANSRIYRLSREDSERAGMGTTLTAIYVDGEELAVAHVGDSRAYLWRDGELTRLTRDHSLVDELVRRGKLTEEEAAEHPQRSIITRALGPEPDVEVDTRTYRAQAADVLLLCSDGLTSMISEQHVAELLGAAESLEAAAQALIDAANAAGGRDNITVVLFRLEEAAAGAAAEASATAPLDQPTQTGMRAADARTAVAPAEPETAEQPAARAAAREQPPELPAVVAARRRRAERENQPLPRRVKIFAATVSTLIVLTILGIAGMFATRAVFFVGTNDQGMVTVYKGLPFDLPAGLKLYSEYSVSGVPAAAVPEPRRKELLDHQLRSRSDARDLVAQLELGRLSP, encoded by the coding sequence ATGCTGCGCGTCGCAGAGCACGTCGAGAAGTCCGACACCGGGCTCGCCCGCCGCGCGAACGAGGACAACTTCTTCGTCCGCTCGCCGCTGTTCGTCGTCGCCGACGGGATGGGCGGCGCGCAGGCCGGCGAGGTCGCCTCGCGACTCGCCGCCGAGACGTTCGCGACCGGGCTGCCGGAGGGCGGCACCGTCGAGGAGCGGCTCGCGACACGCGTGCTGGAGGCCAACTCGCGCATCTACAGACTGTCGCGCGAGGACAGCGAGCGCGCCGGCATGGGCACGACGCTGACGGCGATCTACGTCGACGGCGAGGAGCTGGCCGTCGCGCACGTCGGCGACAGCCGCGCCTACCTGTGGCGCGACGGCGAGCTGACGCGGCTGACGCGCGACCACTCGCTCGTCGACGAGCTGGTCAGGCGCGGGAAGCTGACCGAGGAGGAGGCCGCCGAGCATCCGCAGCGGTCGATCATCACGCGCGCGCTCGGGCCCGAGCCGGATGTCGAGGTCGACACCCGCACCTACCGCGCCCAGGCTGCCGACGTGCTGCTGCTGTGCAGCGACGGGCTGACCTCGATGATCTCCGAGCAGCACGTCGCCGAGCTGCTCGGCGCCGCCGAATCGCTGGAGGCGGCGGCGCAGGCGCTCATCGACGCTGCCAACGCGGCCGGCGGGCGCGACAACATCACCGTCGTGCTGTTCCGGCTGGAGGAGGCCGCCGCCGGCGCGGCCGCGGAGGCGAGCGCGACCGCGCCGCTCGACCAGCCGACGCAGACCGGCATGCGGGCGGCCGACGCGCGCACCGCCGTCGCGCCGGCCGAGCCGGAGACGGCCGAGCAGCCCGCCGCGCGCGCAGCGGCGCGCGAGCAGCCGCCGGAGCTTCCCGCGGTCGTCGCCGCGCGCCGCCGTCGCGCCGAGCGCGAGAACCAGCCGCTGCCGCGCCGCGTGAAGATCTTCGCGGCGACCGTCTCGACGCTGATCGTGCTGACGATCCTCGGGATCGCCGGCATGTTCGCGACGCGCGCAGTCTTCTTCGTCGGGACCAACGACCAGGGGATGGTGACCGTCTACAAGGGGCTGCCGTTCGACCTGCCGGCGGGCCTGAAGCTGTACTCGGAGTACTCCGTCTCCGGTGTCCCGGCCGCCGCCGTGCCGGAGCCGCGCCGCAAGGAGCTGCTCGACCACCAGCTGCGCTCGCGCAGCGATGCGCGCGACCTCGTCGCGCAGCTGGAGCTCGGAAGACTCTCGCCGTGA
- a CDS encoding FtsW/RodA/SpoVE family cell cycle protein: MSARNRELLGLIPASLLVTAGFAAVFIERGSLSQNELSDLSLTYGAIFLGLCVAAHVFLRFALPYADPYLFPLVAVLACFGLVMIYRIDDTLARQQAQWFVVGLILFVATIVFLRDYRKLEQYRYLIAFGSLALLCLPRLPGIGAQVNGAYLGIRIPGVMVFQPTEFAKIGIVVFLASYLRDTRQVLVVGARRVLGVTLPPLKHFGPLLVIWGMAMLLLVVIRDLGSSLMFFGAFLALIYVATDRFSFVLIGLVLFGLGGWYLGNTVPHVIDRVDVWMDPLNPARYGNEGYQIANSLFAQADGGVLGRGFGGAMLESPFGDPILPAAQTDLIYALIVNEVGLVGAVAVLMVYLLVVQRGFKIALLARDSFSTLLAVGLSAVFALQVFVIVGGVTNVIPLTGVTLPFISYGGSSILANFVLLALLLLVSDKARRPA; this comes from the coding sequence GTGAGCGCCCGCAACCGCGAGCTGCTCGGGCTGATCCCCGCGTCGCTGCTCGTGACCGCGGGATTCGCCGCCGTCTTCATCGAGCGGGGCTCGTTGTCGCAGAACGAGCTGTCGGACCTGTCGCTGACGTACGGCGCGATCTTCCTCGGCCTCTGCGTCGCGGCACACGTCTTCCTGCGCTTCGCGCTGCCGTACGCCGACCCGTACCTGTTCCCGCTCGTCGCGGTGCTGGCCTGCTTCGGGCTCGTGATGATCTACCGGATCGACGACACGCTCGCGCGGCAGCAGGCGCAGTGGTTCGTCGTCGGGCTGATCCTGTTCGTCGCGACGATCGTCTTCCTGCGCGACTACCGCAAGCTGGAGCAGTACCGGTACCTGATCGCGTTCGGCAGCCTCGCGCTGCTGTGCCTGCCGCGCCTGCCGGGGATCGGCGCGCAGGTCAACGGCGCCTACCTCGGGATCCGCATCCCCGGCGTGATGGTCTTCCAGCCGACGGAGTTCGCGAAGATCGGGATCGTCGTCTTCCTCGCCAGCTACCTGCGCGACACGCGCCAGGTGCTCGTCGTCGGTGCGCGCCGCGTGCTCGGCGTGACGCTGCCGCCGCTGAAGCACTTCGGCCCGCTGCTGGTGATCTGGGGGATGGCGATGCTGCTGCTCGTCGTGATCCGCGACCTCGGATCCTCGCTGATGTTCTTCGGCGCGTTCCTCGCGCTGATCTACGTCGCGACCGACCGCTTCTCGTTCGTGCTGATCGGGCTCGTGCTGTTCGGCCTCGGCGGCTGGTACCTCGGCAACACCGTCCCGCACGTGATCGACCGCGTCGACGTCTGGATGGACCCGCTCAACCCCGCCCGTTACGGGAACGAGGGGTACCAGATCGCCAACTCGCTGTTCGCGCAGGCGGACGGCGGCGTGCTCGGGCGCGGCTTCGGCGGCGCGATGCTGGAGTCGCCGTTCGGCGACCCGATCCTGCCGGCGGCGCAGACCGACCTGATCTACGCGCTGATCGTCAACGAGGTCGGCCTCGTCGGCGCGGTCGCGGTGCTGATGGTCTACCTGCTCGTCGTCCAGCGCGGCTTCAAGATCGCGCTGCTGGCGAGAGACTCGTTCTCGACGCTGCTGGCCGTCGGGCTCTCCGCCGTCTTCGCGCTGCAGGTGTTCGTGATCGTCGGCGGCGTCACGAACGTGATCCCGCTGACCGGCGTCACGCTCCCGTTCATCTCCTACGGCGGCTCGTCGATCCTCGCGAACTTCGTCCTGCTCGCGCTGCTGCTGCTCGTCTCCGACAAGGCACGGCGACCCGCATGA
- a CDS encoding peptidoglycan D,D-transpeptidase FtsI family protein, whose product MSVPIMRLFLAIVLLFVILIAWTSRWSVFGAEALRENPLDKRPLFAGLQVKRGAITAAGGEVLAKSVRVRRKGGSIYEREYPTDSLFGHPVGYANLLFGQLSGLERSRNDELTGTTSELNSIVDQLQGKRRAGNTVVTTLDADAQRVATDALGGQKGAIVAIEPKTGAVKTMVSSPGYDPNDVRDPDALSALNRDTENAPLLDRVTQGTYPPGSTFKVVTASAAIDSGQFTPDSVLNGDTGKVISGTPLNNDSNVSYGDIDLRTALKNSVNVVWAQVAERLGKQTMADYMDRFGFYRLPPLDYPKDQMIASGERGPNGRLIPVTSPLVDVGRMAIGQDKLTVTPLQMAMVVSAVANGGKLMKPHLTDKVVDPDGRTVDTIEPETWSEPISSQTAAEMTTMMRSVVDDGTGTAVQIPGLDIAAKTGTAQVGAPGSGLTQPWFVAFAPANDPQIALAVTVERSQGGSGGTVAAPIARQVFESLLR is encoded by the coding sequence ATGAGCGTGCCGATCATGCGCCTGTTCCTGGCGATCGTGCTGCTGTTCGTGATCCTGATCGCGTGGACGTCGCGCTGGTCGGTCTTCGGGGCGGAGGCGCTGCGCGAGAACCCGCTCGACAAGCGCCCGCTGTTCGCCGGGCTGCAGGTCAAGCGCGGCGCGATCACGGCGGCCGGCGGCGAGGTGCTCGCGAAGTCGGTCAGAGTCCGCCGCAAGGGCGGGTCGATCTACGAGCGCGAGTACCCGACCGACAGCCTCTTCGGCCATCCGGTCGGCTACGCGAACCTGCTGTTCGGCCAGCTGTCGGGCCTGGAGCGGTCGCGCAACGACGAGCTGACGGGGACGACGAGCGAGCTGAACTCGATCGTCGACCAGCTGCAAGGAAAGCGGCGCGCGGGCAACACCGTCGTGACGACGCTCGACGCCGACGCGCAGCGCGTCGCGACCGACGCGCTCGGCGGCCAGAAGGGCGCGATCGTCGCGATAGAGCCGAAGACGGGCGCGGTCAAGACGATGGTCAGCAGCCCCGGCTACGACCCCAACGACGTCAGAGACCCGGACGCGCTCAGCGCCCTCAACAGGGACACCGAGAACGCGCCACTGCTCGACCGCGTGACGCAGGGCACCTATCCGCCCGGCTCGACGTTCAAGGTCGTGACCGCGTCCGCCGCGATCGACTCCGGCCAGTTCACGCCCGACTCGGTCCTCAACGGCGACACCGGCAAGGTGATCTCCGGCACGCCGCTCAACAACGACTCGAACGTCAGCTACGGCGACATCGACCTGCGGACGGCGCTGAAGAACTCGGTCAACGTCGTCTGGGCGCAGGTCGCCGAGAGACTCGGCAAGCAGACGATGGCCGACTACATGGACAGATTCGGCTTCTACAGACTGCCGCCGCTCGACTACCCGAAGGACCAGATGATCGCGAGCGGCGAGCGTGGGCCGAACGGCCGGCTGATCCCGGTCACGAGCCCGCTCGTAGATGTCGGGCGGATGGCGATCGGCCAGGACAAGCTGACGGTCACGCCGCTGCAGATGGCGATGGTCGTCTCCGCCGTCGCCAACGGCGGCAAGCTGATGAAGCCGCACCTGACCGACAAGGTCGTCGACCCGGACGGGCGCACCGTCGACACGATCGAGCCGGAGACGTGGAGCGAGCCGATCTCCTCCCAGACGGCCGCCGAGATGACGACGATGATGCGCAGCGTGGTCGACGACGGCACCGGCACGGCCGTGCAGATCCCCGGGCTCGACATCGCGGCGAAGACCGGCACCGCGCAGGTCGGCGCGCCCGGCTCCGGGCTGACGCAGCCGTGGTTCGTCGCGTTCGCGCCCGCGAACGACCCGCAGATCGCGCTCGCCGTCACCGTCGAACGCAGCCAGGGCGGCTCCGGCGGCACCGTCGCCGCCCCGATCGCCCGCCAGGTCTTCGAGAGCCTGCTGAGATGA
- the pknB gene encoding Stk1 family PASTA domain-containing Ser/Thr kinase, with amino-acid sequence MTEIAPDTVIDSRYKVLSRIGAGGMAEVFCAQDQSLGRKVALKLLYERFASDAEFVERFRREASSAASLQHPNVVGIYDRGRWDGTYYIAMEYLPGRSLKEVIQQDAPIDHVRAIDLTIQILKAARFAHRRGIVHRDLKPHNVIVDDEDRAKVTDFGIARAGASDMTETGSIMGTAQYLSPEQAQGHAVSPQSDLYSVGVILFELLTGNVPFEAESAVTIALKHVSEPPPAPSAFDPSVPPELEAIVLWALEKDPAHRPQDADAFIQALEQARDQILGREAPGQRTAMFAAGALAIPQADDGAPPAEEPPDAERSRRRPPWWAWVVAVLAVAGVVAAIVLLTRPDQVAVPNVVGQQLQAATRRLERDGLEWRIENVNNDAEVGEVVDQSPRGRRRVEEGTTVTLKVSRGPGTIDVPAVDGETVARATAILQNVGLTVGGTIDQNDASVPIGEVIRSSPRAGENVERGSAVKLYVSTGPAQVAVPDVVGSTRDEAIATLTNAGFRYSTTEQESADADPGDVISQDPGGGTDADPGSTLAIVIARAPPVEVPSVVGSGADDARAALEARGLVVRQSPVDVTDPAQDGIVVDQRPAPGTSVADGAPVRIFVGRFVEPTTPPDGDGDDQGDNGDGGATDPSDGDGNADQNGPVGRAQSRRPT; translated from the coding sequence ATGACCGAGATCGCCCCCGACACCGTCATCGACTCGCGCTACAAGGTGCTCTCGCGCATCGGCGCGGGCGGCATGGCGGAGGTCTTCTGCGCGCAGGACCAGTCGCTCGGGCGCAAGGTCGCGCTGAAGCTGCTCTACGAGCGCTTCGCCTCCGACGCCGAGTTCGTCGAGCGTTTCCGCCGTGAGGCGTCGAGCGCGGCGAGCCTCCAGCACCCCAACGTCGTCGGCATCTACGACCGCGGCAGATGGGACGGCACCTACTACATCGCGATGGAGTACCTGCCGGGCCGCTCGCTGAAGGAGGTGATCCAGCAGGACGCGCCGATCGACCACGTCCGCGCGATCGACCTCACGATCCAGATCCTCAAGGCGGCCCGCTTCGCGCACCGCCGCGGGATCGTCCACCGCGACCTCAAGCCGCACAACGTGATCGTCGACGACGAGGACCGCGCGAAGGTCACCGACTTCGGGATCGCGCGCGCCGGCGCCTCCGACATGACCGAGACCGGCTCGATCATGGGGACCGCGCAGTACCTCTCGCCCGAGCAGGCGCAGGGCCACGCCGTCAGCCCGCAGTCCGACCTCTACTCGGTCGGCGTGATCCTGTTCGAGCTGTTGACCGGGAACGTGCCGTTCGAGGCCGAGTCGGCGGTGACGATCGCGCTCAAGCACGTCTCCGAGCCGCCGCCGGCGCCGAGCGCGTTCGACCCGTCGGTGCCGCCGGAGCTGGAGGCGATCGTTCTGTGGGCGCTGGAGAAGGACCCGGCCCACCGCCCGCAGGACGCCGACGCGTTCATCCAGGCGCTGGAGCAGGCGCGCGACCAGATCCTCGGCCGCGAGGCGCCCGGCCAGCGGACCGCGATGTTCGCCGCCGGAGCACTCGCGATCCCGCAGGCCGACGACGGCGCGCCGCCCGCGGAGGAGCCGCCCGACGCCGAGCGCTCCAGACGCCGCCCGCCGTGGTGGGCGTGGGTCGTCGCCGTGCTCGCCGTCGCCGGCGTCGTCGCCGCGATCGTCCTGCTGACGCGGCCCGACCAGGTCGCCGTCCCGAACGTCGTCGGTCAGCAACTGCAGGCGGCGACGAGACGGCTGGAGAGAGACGGGCTCGAATGGAGAATCGAGAACGTCAACAACGACGCGGAGGTCGGCGAGGTCGTCGACCAGAGCCCCAGAGGCCGGCGGCGTGTCGAGGAGGGCACGACGGTGACGCTGAAGGTCTCCAGAGGCCCGGGCACGATCGACGTGCCGGCGGTCGACGGCGAGACGGTCGCGAGGGCGACGGCGATCCTCCAGAACGTCGGCCTCACGGTCGGCGGCACGATCGACCAGAACGACGCCTCGGTGCCGATCGGCGAGGTGATCCGCAGCTCGCCGCGGGCGGGCGAGAACGTCGAGCGCGGCAGCGCGGTGAAGCTCTACGTCTCGACCGGACCGGCGCAGGTCGCCGTGCCCGACGTCGTCGGCTCGACACGCGACGAGGCGATCGCGACGCTGACGAACGCGGGCTTCAGATACTCGACGACCGAGCAGGAGTCGGCCGACGCCGATCCCGGCGACGTGATCTCGCAGGATCCCGGCGGCGGGACCGACGCCGACCCCGGCAGCACGCTCGCGATCGTGATCGCGAGAGCGCCGCCGGTCGAGGTCCCGAGCGTCGTCGGCAGCGGCGCCGACGACGCGCGCGCGGCGCTGGAGGCCAGAGGCCTCGTCGTGCGCCAGTCGCCGGTCGACGTGACCGACCCGGCGCAGGACGGGATCGTCGTCGACCAGAGACCGGCGCCGGGGACGAGCGTCGCCGACGGCGCGCCGGTGCGGATCTTCGTCGGCCGCTTCGTCGAGCCGACGACGCCGCCGGACGGCGACGGCGACGATCAGGGCGACAACGGCGACGGTGGCGCGACCGACCCCTCCGACGGCGACGGCAACGCCGACCAGAACGGTCCCGTCGGCAGAGCGCAGTCGCGCCGGCCTACCTGA